A segment of the bacterium genome:
TGGTAGTAGCCTGAAAATTGTAGTTGAGAAATGAGAGTTTAGTAATGTTATTGAATAAAGAACAGAAAGCAGCGGTTGAATACGTTGATGGCCCTCAAGTGATTGTGGCGGGGCCGGGGTCAGGGAAGACACGAGTCATTATCTCTAAGATTGAGTATTTGGTGTCGCAACTTAGTATTGACCCTTCTCGGATTCTAGCGATCACTTTTAGCAACAAAGCTGCCGATGAAATGAGCGACCGACTTGCTGAGGCATTTCCTTATCGTTCCCATGAGTTTAATGTCCATACTTTTCATGCTCTATGCTGGAGAATTGTGCAGGAGTTTTCCGCTGAAGCTGGGTTCAAACCTGGGGTTCAGATACTGGATCAGACGGCAGCCTGGGTGCTTGTGCGCCGTCATATTGAGGAGTTTGGCCTTTGCCATTTCCTCCCTAACTCCGATCCGTTCAAATATCTATTTGACCTGTTAAAGCACATCAGCAGGGCAAAGGATGAGTGGGTTTCAGTCCAAGAATACGGGGATTATGCCCTAAAGCAGAGGGAACAGTATCAAAGCAAACTGGGCTCGCTCATTCCTGAGGAAGCGGCAGATCAACTGGTCGAAGTAGAAAAGCGAGAAGAACTAGCACGGTTCTACCTTCTCTACCAAGAGAGGCTGCGTTCAGAAAACTGCACTGATTTCGGCGATCAGATCGTCACCGCGCTTGATTTACTCACAAAACATTCCGATGTGCGTAAGCAAATCCAATCCAGGTGGGATTACATCCTCGTCGATGAGTTTCAAGATACCAACATTGCCCAGATCGAGCTTCTTAAGCT
Coding sequences within it:
- a CDS encoding ATP-dependent helicase; this encodes MLLNKEQKAAVEYVDGPQVIVAGPGSGKTRVIISKIEYLVSQLSIDPSRILAITFSNKAADEMSDRLAEAFPYRSHEFNVHTFHALCWRIVQEFSAEAGFKPGVQILDQTAAWVLVRRHIEEFGLCHFLPNSDPFKYLFDLLKHISRAKDEWVSVQEYGDYALKQREQYQSKLGSLIPEEAADQLVEVEKREELARFYLLYQERLRSENCTDFGDQIVTALDLLTKHSDVRKQIQSRWDYILVDEFQDTNIAQIELLKL